agacagagtctccctctgtcgcccaggctggagtgcaatggcgtgatctcagctcactgcaacctctgcctcccaggttcaagagactctcgtgcctcagcctcgggagcagctgggattacaggtgcccatcactacacccagctaatttttttttgtgtgtgtgtatttttagtagagacaggtttcaccatgttggccaggctggtctcgaactcccgacctcaagtgatccacccacctcgacctcccaaactgctgagagtacaggcatgagccaccgcacccggccagaaaaaaataaaaataaaaatgcatgcctgtaatccctgcactttgggagaccaaggctggaggatcagttgaactcaggagatcaagaccagcctggacaacatagtgagaccctcatctcttcaaaaaataagaaaaattagaccgggcacggtggctcatgcctgtaatcctagcactttgggaggccgagacgggtggatcacgtgaggtcaggagttcgagaccagcctgaccaacatggtgaaaccccgtctctactgaaaacacaaaattagccgggcgtggtggtgcatgcctgtaatcccagctactttggaggctgaggcaggagaatgacttgaacctgggaggcggaggttgcagtgagctgagatggcgccattgcactccagcttgggtgacaagagcaaaactctgtctcaaagaaggagaaaaattagccaggtggagtAGTGCCCACCTCTAATTtgagctacttgggaagctgaggcagaaggattacttgaaccagggaggtcaaagctgcagtgagccatgattgtgctgctgcaccccagcctgggcaacagagcgaaaccttgtctcaaaaaaaaattattaaaaaaactttttttttttttttttttttaagagacagggtcttgctatgttgctcacgctggtctcaaactcctgacttcaaatgatcctccaacctcagcctcctgggtagctgggactatagagtgagccaccatacccagctactttgTGCCTTTTGTAATCCCAGTTTTCAAGATCAGGTAAACACAAAGTGAACTAAGACACTTTCTAGATAGAGTTGTGGGCATGTGAACACATGCCTGTGTCTATTTTTCTGAGTATCACAATGCGAATAGTATGCAAATGAGTTTGCGATGTGTGTCCGTGTGcagacctgtgtgtgtgtgtgtgtgtgtgtgagacagagagagagagaaagagagagagatagagagataatCTGGGTAGAtgagcagatggatggatgagaatGAGAAACCTGGAGTTTCCAGGTGCAAAGGAAACTGTTCCtccaggttttttatttttttattttttttgagacagagttttgctcttgtcaccgaggctggagtccaatggtgtgatctcggctcactgcaggctctgcctcctgggttcaagtgattcttctgcctcagcctcctgagtagctgggattacaggtgcccaccatcacgcccagctaatttttgtatttttagtagagacgggatttcaccatgttggccaggctggattcgaactcctgacctcaggtgatccacccacctcagcctcccaaagtgctgggattacaggcgtgagccaccgcgcctggcctcctccaGGATTGTATAAAAGCAGGGGatttggggagggagggaaggatgtgGGTCTGTCCTCAGTCCCAGATGTGGCTGTGGTGTTCCAGTGGTTAGGTCCTGCTGCCTCACATCTGTGCTTTTCCTCCACGGGGACTTGTAGAAGTAGAACTTCTTGGGGGTGGAGCTGAGGATGGGGGAGGAAGGTATGGGGGGACCCAGGGGTCCTGTCTCCAAGCCTGGTTGCTCTTACCCGAAAAGTGGGGACACTGAGGTGTCACAgcttctcttttgagacagagaggAAGTAGGAGGGTGAGGCCCATCCAggtagacacagacacacacagagacacacagctTCCTGTAACATTTCCGAGTGTCGAATTCCATCTCCCGGTCTAGAGGTTTTTCTTCTTGGTCTTTCCTGAGACTTCTAGGCTCCCAAGACCCTTTTGATCAGGGCAGGGATGAGGGTGCCCCAGGGTGGGAGAGTCGTGGATCCCTGAAAAGAGGAGGctgctccctctcttccctccccccacctccagaTTTCCTCATCTGCCTTGACACCTTCCGGTGGGTGGGGACGTGTATGGACAAATTTGTGGGCTGGGGACCATGGAAGTGGAGGAAATCTACAAGCACCAGGAAGTCAAGATGCAAGCACCAGCCTTCAAGGACAAGAAACGGAGGATCTCAGCCAAGAATCAAGGTTAGGGACCTTGAGGTGGAAGGGAGGGGTTAAGAAGGAGAGGTGTGGGGGCCGGGGGCCgttgctcacgtctgtaatcccagcactttgggaggctgaggccggaggattgcgtgagcccagtCGGTGGAGACtggactgggcaacatagggagactctgtgtgtaaaaaaataaaaataaaaaaagaagaagaggttCAGATGGGAGAGGTAAGGGGTTAAAGGTGGGGGCCGGGGGCTCCTTCCCTtccaaggtgtgtgtgtgtgtgtgtgtgtgtgtgtgtgtgtgtgtgtgtgtgtgtgtgtttatgtgtgctgTAATCACTCAAACCCTCACACACCCGCTCTGCTTAACCAAAAAGCAGATTTTAGCTTCTCACTCCTTATCTTTCACCCCCTACAATTTATTGAGTGCAAAGGGTTAGGTAAAACAAGATCCCGGGTCCCCTCTCTACACCACAGAGCTCTGAGCAGGTCTCCAAACCCTCCCACTGCCCTCCACACAGGTGCCCATGACCCAGACTATGAGAATATCACCTTGTCCTTCAGAAACCAGGACCATGCGAAGGGTGGTCATTCACAACCCACGAGTCAAGGTGAGCAGACACTCACCTGCTCACATCCCATCACCTTGGGAAGGGGCAGGTGGGCAGGCAACTGCAGGGCCCCCGGGGCTGCATGGACGGGAGGAGGCGATGGGGAAGGAAGAGGTGACAGCTGTTGATGTGATAATGAGGTCTGTTGATGATGACAATGTTGGGGAATGCTGGTGAGGGGGTCTGTGATGGTGACAGTGTTAGATCGCTGAGGGTGGCTGCTGGCGGCAGTGTTGTTGACAATGACGGCAAGCTGCATGACCACAGCTGCTGACCGTTTCGGGAGGAGCGAGGTACCCATGGTGTTAGAGACAGTGAGGATGGTTTGAGTGGTGGTGCTGACCCCTCAAGATCATTTCGCTGCCTCTCTGCTCCAGTCCCAGCCCAGGGCAGGCCACCCTCAGACTCCACCCAGGTCCCCCGCTGGTTGTACAGAGCCATCCTGAGCCTGTACATCCTCCTGGCCCTGGCCTTTGTCCTCTGCATCATCCTGTCGGCCTTCATCATGATGAAGAGTGAGTACTTATTGGGAGAAGGGTGCTGGGGGGCCCTAGACTTTCTCCcttgtccctctctctctttctccctgggTGCTTCAAGGATTTTCCTGCCCTTCCTGAACAGATGCTGAGATGTCCAAGCAGCTGCTGGGCTTTAAAACGGAGCTTTGGAATGGTGAGCAGAGGGTCTGAGGGAGACCCATGGGGTCACGGTGGCGGTCTGGAGAGGGATGGATGCACAGACACCCCTGTTTCATGCCCTCAGTCTCAAACTCCATGCAAGCCTGCGAAGAGAGACAGAACGAAGTCTGGGAGTCTGTTCAGAGCAGCATCATCATGGTCAGGAGCAAGGTGGAGAAATTAGAGACGCAATTAGCAGGTGCCTGTGCAGTCTCGCCTTCTGTGGGGGAAATTTGTCACCAATGCCTGGCACTGAGCTGGGGGCAGGGAATTCAGGGCAGGAGATAGCCGGGGTCTTACCCTCCCAAAGCTCAAGTTGTGGAGGGGCAATGGGTGTTACCCTCTGGGTCGCTCTGTAGGTATTTAAAGGCTCCTGGGAACCCCAAATCCACGGGCTCTCTTGTACCCCAGGGtgggtgtggggcagggagggggcttccaagGAAGGTGGGGGCTTTGTTTGAGGCTCCACCGCAGCTTGATGTATCTGTTCCCACCCAACCCTTCCCCCCCCCAGGCATAGGAAAAGTTGACATAAAGGTACAGAAAATCTTGGAGTTGTTGCAGACAAAGCCACGTAAGTTGACACCCCAAGGAGAGGTGGAGGAGGGTGGGTGGGACTTTGGATTTAGCCCCAGTTCCTCTCCCAGGGGCGGAATCTGCCTCACTGTAGGTCTCTCCCCATTCCCAGAGTCCTCACCTCAATAAATGAGAGAACATTGTGGCAGCCAAAGCTAAAGCTTGGAAGACAGGGCTGCATCTGCTAATGAAGACGGGAAATGACCCTCCTCCAGCCTAATGTGAACCTGCCCCTCATCCCACATATAGAAAACCTCGAGTCACGGTGAATGAGTGTCTCAGAGCTGCTCGTGTGTGTGTACAcctgcgtgcatgtgtgtgcgcgtgtgtgtgtgtgcgtgtgtgcatttGGCAAAGGGTGGACATTTCAGTGTATCCCCCAGAAAGGTGATGAATGAATAGAACTGAGAGTCACAGTGAGTGTGGCGTGCATGTCTGTGTCACGTGACATACGTGAGTCTCGGCATGTCACGGTGGATGGCTGTGTCTGAGGACCTCCAGCAGGTGTCACTCTGAGTGTGGGTGCTGGTGACATGCATTGCACGGGCCTGTCTCCCTGTTTGTGTAAACATACCCGAGTGTACTGCGGCGTGTTTTGTGTCTACACATGTCATAGTGGGGGAGATGTATCTCTGTACATGTAGGTGTCTCCATGTGTGCCCTGTCACTATCTGTGCCTGGGTGAATGGCTGTGTCATTATGAGTGTGCCAAGTTATGCCACCCTGTGTGCTCAgggcacatgcacacagacagtCATTTATCTCTGCACTCACATTTTGTGACTCATGAAGATAAATAAAGTCAAGGGAAAACAGCATCGCTATGGGACCTGTTATTGAGGCAACTGGAGGGGCTTT
This Rhinopithecus roxellana isolate Shanxi Qingling chromosome 8, ASM756505v1, whole genome shotgun sequence DNA region includes the following protein-coding sequences:
- the MCEMP1 gene encoding mast cell-expressed membrane protein 1 produces the protein MEVEEIYKHQEVKMQAPAFKDKKRRISAKNQGAHDPDYENITLSFRNQDHAKGGHSQPTSQVPAQGRPPSDSTQVPRWLYRAILSLYILLALAFVLCIILSAFIMMKNAEMSKQLLGFKTELWNVSNSMQACEERQNEVWESVQSSIIMVRSKVEKLETQLAGIGKVDIKVQKILELLQTKPQSSPQ